Within the Homo sapiens chromosome 8 genomic patch of type NOVEL, GRCh38.p14 PATCHES HSCHR8_7_CTG7 genome, the region CATGTTTTATCTCCTTTATCTTGGTTGTCTAAGCTTCCAACTCACTGACCTTGCCCCTTATCCTGAAAACACCAAGCTCGGTGTTTCACCCTTCATTAGAAGGGTAAGAGTAAGAGTTTTACTTTGGCAgcatcacccctcccccaggcGCCACCGCAACATGAATGGAGTTCCCCTGGGCCAATGAGCTCTTCAACGGGAAAAAGAGAGCCAAAGTAGATATCCAGCTTCAAACAGCGTTCCAAAGCGCATCCTAGGAGGTCCAGCTCTGTCCCATGTCACAGAGAACATTGAGGGCATCGGCAGGACTAGACCACCTGCGGTCACCTAGAAGCAAAGAAGTGGTCAAGGCTTCAGCAATCACTGCATGGATCTTGGCAGTGACACTACATTCCTACTAGCAGTGGCACCCAATCAGAGAGACCAGCCAGCAACTTGCCTGCCTGCAGACCCAAGCCAACAAATTTGTCTGGCCAGGAAGTATGGTAGGCAGTTTCTGTCTGGCTTGCATCCTTAACCAGTGGTATAGCCTCCCTGTGGAGGTCAGCCTCAGAGCCCAACCTAAGTTCCTTGTGAGACAGGAAAGCCAGCCAGCAACCCTGCCTAACTGTGGAGCACAGCCTCTGGCCCCAACTGACCAAGGATCCTCCACAACAACTCTGCCCAGCCTCAGGGCCAAGCCTAAGACTTTGCCCAAATAGGGAGGCCAGCCAGCAACCACACCTAACTGCAGAGCACAGCCTCTGGCCTGGCCTGACCAGGAAGTCCAAACAGTGACCCTTTCCAAATTCagagcccagccccaggccccactCAAGCAGAAAGTAAAGCTGGTGACTCTGCCTAACTGTGGAGCATAACCTGTTACCCTGCCTCATGAAGGAGCCTGATCAAGAACCCAACACAGCCTTGAAGCTCTGCCTGCAACCACACAGAGCTACACATGTGGGCTCTGTGGGACACAGGCTACAAACCCAGCCAATCTGGGAGTTCATGGTGACCCTGACTGACCATGGAGCAAACTGAGTAGCCCTACCTGGATCAAGTTCCCAGCCAGTGACCCAGCACAAACACACAGTTCAgcctgtgtccctacccaaacaCGGAGCCCAGCCTGTGGCCTGCCCAACTACAAAGCACAGCCTGAGACCACCACCAATTACAAAACCTAGTCAGTGGCTCCATCTGAATATGGCATTCAGCCAGCATCACACCCAGTCAGGGAGCACTTCATGGGCCCCTACCCAACCAGGGAAAATTTCAGAGCCCAGCCTAAAGCCCTGCCCAATTATATACCCTGAACAACAGTACCACAAGGAGCACAGGCTGCAACAACATCTGACAAGAGGTGATTGTGGGGTCCAGCCAGTGGTCCTACTTGACCACAAAGCCAGTCAAAATCCCCACCCTATGAAGGAGCCCAGCCAGTAGCCCCGCCTGAATGCAGAGCCCAGCCAACAGCTCATCCTGATCATAGAACCCAGCCAGTGATCCAGCCCGACCATGGAGCACAGCCAGCAGTTCCACCTCAGAGTACGGGTAGTGGCCGCATCAACTAGAGAGTGTGAGCAGCAAGCCACACTTATTCATGAACACTAACAGCCAATCCATCTAGAACCAAAGGTTGGACTGACTGGTGAAGGTCTATCTCTACTGATATGAACCTGTTAAGGCTAGAAGAGGTGGCTGCTGCCTCAAAAGcacaaaaagaaatgcaagataCAAGGATTATGAGGTATTAGGAAAATGTTATACCAACAAAGGAAACTAATAAAGCTCCAATGACTGACTCTAAAGAAATGGGAGATCTATAAACAAactgacaaagaattcagaaGTTCAATGAACTACAAGAAAATACAGATAGACaactaaacaaaattaagaaaacgaTACACAAAATTAGttccacaaagaaatagaaaccattttttaaaaatcctgcagATAAAGAATACAGTAACTAAACTGAAAAAAGTTTAGGAAAGTTTCAACAGCAGATTCAatcaagcaaaaggaagaattaGTGGACTCAAAGACAATTTGAAATTAACCAGTCAAagggataaaaagaaaacagaatgcaGAGTGAAAAGAGATATATGGCacttatgggacaccatcaagtgaaacaaaaaaatattctCCAGAAACataagagagtgagaaagagataaaaagcTTATTTGTAGAAATAATGACAGCCAGGgccagtggctcatacctataatcccagcactttgggagaccaaggttggaggatcacttgtgtccaggagttcaaaaccagtctgagAATAATATTGAGACcacatctctccaaaaaataaaaatttaagcaggttggtggcacacacctgtagtcctagctactcaggaagctgaggtgggaggatcacttcagcccaggaggtagaggctgcagtgagccaggatcttgccactgcactccagcctgagtgacagggcaagaccctgtcacaaaggaaaggagaggagaggagaggagaggagaggagaggaaaaaatggaaactccCAAATTTTGAGAGAGAAGTGGGCATCAAAATTTGTGACACTAAAAATTTCCCAAATAGGTCGAACCCAAAAGGGTCTACACCAAGACACGttataattaaattatcaaaagtcaaagataaagagaaaatattgagaGTAACAAGAGAAAAGCTACTCATTACATACAGGGGAGTATCTAAGAGACAATCGCAAATTGCTTAGGAGAAATCTGGCTAAGAAAGGATGATATATTCaagatactgaaagaaaaaaactgtcttagtctgttttctgttgctataagaGAATATGACAGACTGGCTAAATTATATATAActgaagtttatttggctcatgattttggaggctgggaagtcctcaGAGCATGGCACCAGTATTTGGTGAATGTCATCTCATGGAAGATGGTGAAAAGCAGAAGCAAACACATGAGACAAAGAGAATACAAGGGCTGAACTTCACCCTTTTGTCAAGAGCCCACTCCCACAAAAACTACCCAACTCCCACGATAAtgatattaatccattcatgagggcagagcacttatggcccaatcacctcttaaaagccccacctcttaatactgttacaatggcaactAAATTTCATTaggagttttggaggggacattcaaaccacagaaactgccaaacaagaataaaaaactcAGTTGTCCTTCAGAGATAaaagagagataaagactttcccaaacaaaagctgaggaagttCACCACTagatctgccttacaagaaatgcaaaagggagttcttcaagttgaaatgaaaatatgttaatTAACAACGTAAAACACATGAATGTGTAAAATTCATcagtaaaggaaaatatataatcaGAGTCAGAATTCTGTAATATtctaaatgtggtatataaatgATTTTCAACTCTGGTATAAAAATGTTTTacgtatattaaaaataactctataataatttcttattagatatacaatataaaaatatgtgaatcTTAATATCAATAACCTAAAATATCAATGAGGGGAAGAAGTAAAGCTATAATGCTTTTTATGCAATCAAAATTAAGCTGAAGGCCAGGCTCATGCCTCATATTAtagactcatgcctataatctcagcactttgggagtccaaggcaggcagactacttgaggccaggagttcaagaccagcctgactaatatggcaaaaccctgtctctactaaaaatacaaaaaatttaccagttgtggtggcacacacctatagtcccatgtacttgggaggctgaggcatgagaattgcttaaacctaggaggcagaggttgcagttagctgagactgtaccactgcactccagcctaggcaacagagtaagactgtctcaaaaatgtcCCAAATAGGTTGAAACcctcaaaaaaattaatccccccaaaattaagttgttatcagcatAAAATAGGATATTATAactataagatattttatgtaagcctcattgTAACTACAAAGGAAAAACCTGTATTAGATATGCAAAAGATTAAGAGAAAGGAATCAATCATACTACCACAAAAAGTaatcaaatcacaaaggaagatggcaggtgagaaagaaggaaagaaaaaaactataaaagtcataaaacaattaaaatgacaatagcaagtacttacctatcaataattatattaaatgtaaacagattaaatttTCCAAACTAAAGACAGAGTGGATAATATATATAAGAAAGCAAGATCCAATGACCTGCTGCCTAAAAGAGATTCATGTTAGCTTTAAGGACACACAGGCTGAaaggaaagagatggaaaaagaaattctaatgCACAAGATGACCAAAAAAGAACAAGGGTGGCCATacttacacagacacacacgcagacacatttttttatatatatatgtatatgtatatatttatatatatacatatatgtcagaTAAAATGGACTTAAGTCAAAACTGTAACAAGATAGAAGAatgccattatataatgatactACTATAAATATGCACCAAACATCAgagcacataaatatataaatcaaatattaacgtaactgaaaggagaaataaacagcAATACAATATTAGTAAGAGACTTTAATACCCACTCTTACTAATGGCCACgtcccccagaaaaaaaaaatcaatgcagaaatataagacttgaaaaacattataaaccaaatgaacctaacagacatatacagaacattccatctaaCAGCAGCGGAATACAAATTCTTCTCCagagcacatggaacattctccaaaatagatcatatgttaggccacaaaacaagtcttaacaaatttaagaagacagaaattatttcaagtatcttttccaaTAACAATGGcacaaaactagaaacaataacaaggaatttcagaaaattcacaaatatgtggaaattaaattgaacaaccagtgggtcaaagaagaaatcaaaagggaattcaaaaaatatctgagacaaacaaaaatgaaaacacaacatatcaaaacttatgggatacaacaaaagcagttctaatttaagaagacagaaattatttcaagtatcttttccaaTAACAATGGCACAAAACTAGAAATCATAACAaggaatttcagaaaattcacaaatatgtggaaactaaacTGAACAAccagtgggtcaaagaagaaatcaaaagggaattcaaaaaatatctgagacaaacaaaagtgaaaacacaacataccaaaacttatgggatacaacaaaagcagttctaagaggaaagtttataaacacctacattaagaaaatagaaagaattcaaatcaacaacctaactttataccttaaagaactagaaaagaagaacaggccaggcgcagtggctcacacctgtaatcccagcactttaggaggccaaggcgggcagatcacgaggtcaggagatcgagaccatcctggctaacacggtgaaactccgtctctactaaaaatacaaaaaattcgggcatggtggcaggcgcctgtagtcccagctgctcgggaggcttaggcaggagaatggcatgaacccgggaggcggagcatgcagtgagcggagatcgcgccactgcactccagcctgggcgacagagcgagactccgtctcaaaaaaaaaaaaaaaaaaagattagagcagaataaattaaatggaaaatagaaaaacaatagaaaagaaaaggtaataaaactgaggggttttttgaaaaaaattaaaaattgacaaacccttagctagacaaaccaagaaagaagaactccaacaaataaaattatagttaaaaggagacattacaaatgatgccacagaaataaaaaagatcatgaGAGCCTATTATCTGTAATTAAATACCGACAAACTGGGGTAGAtaagagaaatggataaattcccagaaacatATGATCTATTGAGATTgagtcatgaagaaatagaaaatataaacatatcaTTCACAAGTAAGGTGAttaaatcagtaatcaaaaaagcTCCGAAAAAACATGCCCATGACCAAATgctttcactggtgaattctgctaaacatttaaagaaggtTAATATCAATCCTGCTCaaaccaaaaaattgaagaggaaagaaTAATTCAAACTCATTGTgcaaggccagcattactctaataccaaagccagataaggacattacaagaaaagaaaattacaggccaatatatctgataaacatagatgcacaagtccttaacaaaattttagcaaaccaaatttaacagcacattaaaaggaacATACACCACAAACAAGTGGAATTTATACCTGGAATGAAAGGATAgttcaacatttgcaaatcaataaatataatacacCATATTAACATAATcgaggacaaaaaccatatgttcatctcagtagatgcagaaaaagcatttgatgaaattcatcatcctttcatgataaaactctcagcaaattagATATAGAAGAAATGTACCTTAACATAATGAAGGCTATACATGGTCATAATAAagtccacagctaacattatgCTCAATgttgaaaagctgaaagcttttcctttaaaataaggaacaaaacaagaatgtCCACCCTCACCACTCTATTCAGTATGGCACTGGAAATGCTTGCCAGTGAaattagggaaaaataaattaataaaaggagcctaataggaaagaaagaagtaaaattgcctgtttacagatgacactATCTTATACATCGAAAATCCtaaaaacttcatttaaaaaatgttagaattaataaataaatgcagtcaagttgctggatacaaaatcaacattaaaaatcagttgtatttctataaattaaCAATGAACTATCTTTAAAACTCAAtgtataggccgggcatggtggctctcacctgtaattccagctctttgggaggctgaggcgggtggatcacctgaggtcaggagttcgagaccagcctggccaatatggcaaaaccccatctctactaaaaatagaaaacattagctgggcattgtggtgggtgcctgtaatcccagctacttgggaggctgaggcaggagaattgcttgaacctgggaggcagaggttgcagtgagccgagatcacgccattgtactccagcctgggagacagagtgagactctgtctcaaaaaaaaaaaaaaaaagtccgtttataatagcatcaaaaataataaaatacttgtgAATACATTTCACCAAGGAGGCGAAAGATCTATATactgaaaaactacaaaattcatgaaagaaattaaagaagacaaaaataaacagcaaaatatttgtgctcatggataagaagaattaatattattaaaatgtcatactactcaaagcaatttacagattcaatgcaattcttatcaaaatgccaatgacaatcttcacagaaatagaaaaaataatcttaaaactcTTAtggaaagacccagaatagctaaagcaatctcaagaaagaacaaagctagacaccctatacttcctgatttcaaagtatattacaaagctatagaaGTTAAAACTTATGGCacttgcataaaaacagacatataaactaGTGGAATCAAGTAGAGGGCCAAGAAATAAACTCATATGTGTATGATCAACTAATATCTGACAAGCGTGACAAGAAAAGACAGTGAGATAAAGGATAGTGTCTTCAAAAAATGGTGTTGAGAATACTGGATACTCACATGCAAAAGACTGAAACTAGGTCCTTACTTTATACACAAAGATCAACTCAAAGTAGATTAGAAACCTGAATATAAGACCTGGaaccttaaaacatttttagaagaaaatacagggggAAAGTTCCTCAAGATTGGTTATGGCAACAATTTGtttgatatgacaccaaaagcaacagcagcaaaaaaaaaaaaagaaaagaaaagaaaaaataagtgttaCTCTagcaaactaaaaagtttctgaacagcaaaggaaacaatcaacagagtgaaaatgcaacctacagaatggtcaaaaatatttgaaaaccatatgcctgataaagggttaatatctaaaatatataaggaactcatacgGCTAAAttgcaaaatcaaaaacaaaaacaaaaatcttgatttagaaaatgggcaaaggacctaaatagatattttctccaaaaaaagacatagaaataaGCTAACAGGCACATGAAATTGTGCTCAAAATTACTTATCAGGGAcgtacaaatcaaaaccacaatgagacataaTTTCGCATCTGTTTGGATGGCTTTTAACAAAAAGAtcagtgttggcaaagatgtgaatTAAAGGAAATCCTTGTATGCTATTAGTGGGAATGTAATTGATATAgccatatggaaaacagtatgttggttcttcaaaaaactaaaactagaactaccatatgatccagcaatctcatttctaGGTATACAGCCAATGAAAATTAATCAGTAGCTCAAAGACAtgtctgcacttccatgttcattgcagcattattcacagaaaCCAAGACACCAAAACAACCTAAGTgcctgtcaacagatgaatggaaaaagaaattgtggtatgtgTATAcgacggaatattattcagccataaaaaaggaagaaaccctgtatttgcaacaacatggataaaccttgatggcattatgctaaataaaagtcaaacagagaaatacaaatactgtataatctcacatatatgtggaacctaaaaaagtcaaacttatagaaacaaaataaaatggtggttaGCAGGGGTTAGGAAGTCAGGGAAATGGGGCACATTGGTCAAAGGCAACAcagactataattaacaatactACATTGTGTATCTGAAATTTGCCAAGAGAGTAGATATTAAacgttctcaccacaaaaaaaatgataactaGGTAAAGTAATAGATATGTTAACTGACTTTATTGTGGTCttttcacaatatatacatacatcaaatcatcacattgtacaccttaaattcacacaattttatttgtcaattatatctcaatacagctgaaaaaaataaaaataaatcccaagACAGCAATGTAcatgttatttaaataaacagttttaaagtctttgtctcaCTTAAATTAAcactttgttaatttattttttattgcttattttcttaCTCCCTGCCCATCCCTTGTCTCCACTAAATGTAAGCTGCTTTATGACAGGTGTTTAcatctgtcttgttttcattgtatCCCCAACATATAACAACATAGTAGTGGGTAGTTACTGCTCTAATAAGTATTTGTTAGGTAACTAACAGCTATTACTTGAGTAAAGGGAGGTATGAATACTCAAGAAGAGTAGCAAAATCTGGGCTGTCATCATCTTGATTTTCATCCCTACAACAAGACTTGCTAGATGTATTTTTGTGTTCAAGGAAAACACCCCCTGGGATACTGATGATCCATCCCCTTCCTCTCCCATGGCCTCACCTTTTTTGAAAGTCTTCCAGGTTTGGTGATGGGATGGTAACAATTTGAAACTCGAGGGAGCATCCATGGTCCACAGAGGCCTCCCCTGACACACTCACTTCTATACCAACATTCACACCCATGTCAGCCTTATGCTTCTGGATCATAATGTCACTGAAGTGGAACGGTCCTGTCACAACAGTTTCTGGGGAAAGAAAAGACGACCATAGGTTTAGCCAAGAATTCATTCAAGAATTCAAAGGTTTAGCCAAGAACAGCTGGTGtgcaaaatgaaataacaaagacCTATTTTGCCCCAATCCTCCCACTCACTTAAACTCTGTTGAAAACTAATCCATTAATGTttgaatgtaaattactacagatggaaaatattcaaatatttaaatgggCATTGTGTGACAGAGATAAAATCTGCACCCTGAGAAATAGTGGTGTCAAATGTACAGTGTCCAGAAGACCCCTGGGATCATCCTTTCAGGCACACTGTCTCCTCTGCAGCAGGCACAGCACCCAGCAGCAGAGGGCAGCACACAGGGGCAGAAAATGTTTGGGATGTGgagccagacagacctgggtttggatCCCAGTTCTACTAGTTCCCAGGGAcataactgtttttttgtttggtttttgctgttgttgttgttgttgttgtttttgttgttgttgttgttttgagacagtctcactctgtcatccaggctggagtgcattggtgcaatcccagctcactgcaacctccgccttctgggctcaagcaattattgagcctcagcctcccgagtagctgggactacaagagtgcACCacccatgcctggataatttttttttttttgtatttttaatagagacagggtttcagcatgttggccagactggtctcgaactcctggcctcaagtgatctgcccgcctcggtctcccaaagcactgggattataggcatgagccacagtgcccagcccccaGGTACATAACTTTGAACAGATAATTTTATAACCTTCTATTTACTcttatgtaaaatggggataatatccTCACCTCATGAGCCTGATACAAATATTAAATGACCTAATGAATGCCTACATCCAGATAATTGGTAGGATTCTCAATTTGTCTTCGTTTCTTGCCCCTTGCCTATAGGCAAGGCTAATCCTGAGAGCTCCTTTCTGTGTGCTCAGTTATCTTTGGATGGTGGGCCATCTTTTTCTGACCACACATGTTTTTCACCCCTCACCTCCTTGGCCTCTGGCTGACAATACCTAGGACTGAAGAACTTGGCTCCAGGATGTCATTGAGGGAGAATTCAACTGGAACATAGTCAGATTGTTCCCAAAATGATGAACGAGAATCCTTCTTCTTTCGTAATATAACAAACTGACGTAATTTGGTGGCACTCAATAGGTATTTGACAGGTGTCAGGTCTTTGCTTCCAATCTCTTTGACCAAATTTTTGCTAATGCGTTCCAACATGGAGGGCATGTTGCTAGGAGGAGATGAAAGGAGAGCATCAgttgggagaggaagaaaatggtTAAACTCTCACCAATTATTGATATTTCCCCTAAAGGAAAAGATCTACATATGAGATTAGCAGGTCTTTACTTAAAATAGTGACTAGATTATAACTTTCTCAactttgagttcatttttttgttgtttttgagacagggtcttgccatgttgcccagactggtcttgaactcttgggctcaagtgattctccgcctcagcctacctagcatctgggattataggcacacaccatcacacctggcttccAACTTTGGAATTCTTAAGACAATTTGGGCTTCTGACAGGCACTGCTGTAAAATTCATTGCCCCTTATTGTTGGAGTAGGAAAGCCTGGGTATCTCCTCACCTCTAACCCAGGGATACTGTAAAtaacaggaagaaggaagggcTCAATACTGTCATCAACTAAAGGGCCAGAGGGAAGGCGGGGCTTATGTTAAGATGATAT harbors:
- the GSDMC gene encoding gasdermin-C isoform X9; this translates as MPSMLERISKNLVKEIGSKDLTPVKYLLSATKLRQFVILRKKKDSRSSFWEQSDYVPVEFSLNDILEPSSSVLETVVTGPFHFSDIMIQKHKADMGVNVGIEVSVSGEASVDHGCSLEFQIVTIPSPNLEDFQKRKLLDPEPSFLKECRRRGDNLYVVTEAVELINNTVLYDSSSVNILGKIALWITYGKGQGQGESLRVKKKALTLQKGMVMAYKRKQLVIKEKAILISDDDEQRTFQDVFVLKSILSDDLSLVPCFVHW
- the GSDMC gene encoding gasdermin-C isoform X10, with protein sequence MPSMLERISKNLVKEIGSKDLTPVKYLLSATKLRQFVILRKKKDSRSSFWEQSDYVPVEFSLNDILEPSSSVLETVVTGPFHFSDIMIQKHKADMGVNVGIEVSVSGEASVDHGCSLEFQIVTIPSPNLEDFQKRKLLDPEPSFLKECRRRGDNLYVVTEAVELINNTVLYDSSSVNILGKIALWITYGKGQGQGESLRVKKKALTLQKGMVMAYKRKQLVIKEKAILISDDDEQRTFQDGFVPGALFRSLVRSCFPG